A genomic stretch from Dermochelys coriacea isolate rDerCor1 chromosome 24, rDerCor1.pri.v4, whole genome shotgun sequence includes:
- the LOC119847830 gene encoding serum amyloid P-component-like, with protein sequence MEKLQLWLLILAGFSGAVAQTDLHGKVFVFPKASGTAHVILKPRLEQPLRNVTMCLRFGCDLTRAYSLFSYATKAKDNDFLLFKPKPGELSLYVGGELVTFKVPERTGTSSGWMHICASWESTTGIAELWVNGSPLPRKGLKKGYSVGTQGVLVLGQEQDTPGGGFDINQSFVGEITDVYMWDTLLSPDEVSLVMNNGVLSHLILDWRTLSYETKDYVVIKPSLLPVY encoded by the coding sequence ATCTACACGGCAAAGTGTTCGTGTTCCCTAAGGCATCTGGAACTGCCCACGTCATCCTGAAGCCGAGGCTGGAGCAGCCGCTGCGGAACGTCACCATGTGTCTGAGATTTGGGTGCGACCTGACTCGGGCCTACAGCCTCTTCTCCTATGCCACCAAGGCCAAGGACAATGACTTCCTCCTCTTCAAACCCAAGCCCGGGGAGCTCAGTCTGTACGTCGGAGGTGAACTGGTCACCTTCAAAGTCCCAGAAAGAACAGGAACAAGCTCTGGGTGGATGCACATCTGTGCCAGCTGGGAGTCCACCACCGGCATAGCCGAGCTCTGGGTGAACGGGAGTCCCTTACCCAGGAAAGGGCTAAAGAAAGGCTACTCTGTTGGCACCCAGGGTGTGCTCgttctggggcaggagcaggacacCCCTGGGGGTGGGTTCGACATAAATCAGTCGTTTGTTGGGGAAATCACAGATGTGTACATGTGGGACACTCTGCTTTCCCCGGATGAAGTTAGCCTTGTCATGAACAATGGGGTCCTGTCTCACCTCATCCTTGACTGGAGAACCCTGAGCTACGAGACCAAAGATTATGTTGTCATTAAACCCAGCCTGCTCCCAGTGTACTGA